In one Umezawaea sp. Da 62-37 genomic region, the following are encoded:
- the sigM gene encoding RNA polymerase sigma factor SigM, translated as MTAAASTDADLITAHAAGDPDAFPELVRRHRDRLWAVALRTLRDPEEAADALQEAFISAFRAAGSFRAESQVTTWLHRIVVNACLDRMRRRQTRPTVPLPEAGPGEPVAPRDQMAERETKLVVAAALAELPEEQRAPIVLVDVEGYSVAETARMLGIAEGTVKSRCARGRAKLAKSLGHLRNRSADANVPDDGVNVKQQRQREAR; from the coding sequence GTGACGGCCGCAGCCAGTACGGACGCAGATCTCATCACGGCGCATGCCGCGGGTGACCCGGACGCATTCCCGGAACTCGTGAGACGCCACCGGGACCGGCTGTGGGCGGTGGCGCTGCGCACGCTGCGCGACCCGGAAGAAGCAGCGGACGCCCTCCAGGAGGCGTTCATCTCGGCGTTCCGCGCGGCGGGCTCGTTCCGGGCCGAGTCGCAGGTGACGACGTGGCTGCACCGGATCGTGGTCAACGCGTGCCTCGACCGGATGAGACGCAGACAGACCCGGCCCACCGTGCCGTTACCGGAAGCGGGCCCCGGCGAACCCGTGGCGCCGCGCGACCAGATGGCCGAGCGGGAGACGAAGCTCGTGGTGGCGGCGGCCCTCGCGGAGTTGCCCGAAGAGCAGCGCGCGCCGATCGTCCTGGTCGACGTCGAGGGCTACTCGGTGGCGGAAACCGCCCGGATGCTGGGCATCGCCGAAGGCACGGTGAAGAGCAGGTGTGCTCGCGGACGGGCCAAGCTGGCCAAAAGTCTGGGGCACCTCCGGAACCGAAGTGCAGATGCGAACGTCCCAGATGACGGTGTGAACGTGAAGCAGCAACGTCAGCGGGAGGCACGATGA
- the murJ gene encoding murein biosynthesis integral membrane protein MurJ, with translation MVIEPVSTGPSVAKASGSMAIATIVSRVSGLLSKLMLIAIIGSDVLNDSYQAATTLPTMINELLLGGVLTSVAIPLLVRAEKEDPDGGESYAQWLVTMSAVLLGVGTVVAIACAPLLTSALTSGSEDANPALVTAFAYLVLPGIVFYGMSALIGAILNTKGVFGLPTWAPVLNNVVVIITLGIYWMLPGRISLNPVEMGSPKLLVLGLGTMAGVALQALVMVPAMKRTGFKFKWRWGWDRRLADFGALGFWVLLYVGLGLVSMFVLTRVALNGEGALVAYNYQWLVSQMPYGVLGVSLLTALMPKMSRAAAAKDTDGLVGDLSFGNRMSAIMLMPFSAMLTVAGLAIGIGVFSLGASGIPGGTRIGMALALSAFGLVPYAVTLLQLRVFYAMKDARTPTLIQAIIVVFRIGLLYAFLAISPPEKLAVGVSIAMSLSFVVGAIVGQIWLRIRLGRLRTGFTLWTVCLTVVASAIGVTVAVGVSMLVNKAFGVESERIGAWVEIISQTVVGLPLSFGLLAAFRVPEMKPAVDKIIRLVRRR, from the coding sequence GTGGTAATCGAACCGGTGTCCACCGGCCCGTCGGTCGCGAAGGCCAGCGGGTCGATGGCGATCGCCACGATCGTCAGCCGGGTCTCGGGGCTGCTGTCCAAGCTGATGCTGATCGCGATCATCGGTTCGGACGTCCTCAACGACTCCTACCAGGCGGCCACCACGCTGCCCACGATGATCAACGAGCTGCTGCTCGGCGGTGTGCTGACGAGCGTCGCGATCCCGCTGCTGGTCCGGGCCGAGAAGGAGGACCCGGACGGCGGCGAGTCGTACGCGCAGTGGCTCGTCACGATGTCGGCGGTCCTGCTCGGCGTCGGCACGGTCGTCGCAATCGCCTGCGCCCCGCTGCTGACCTCGGCGCTGACCAGCGGTTCCGAGGACGCCAACCCGGCGCTGGTCACGGCGTTCGCCTACCTGGTGCTGCCGGGCATCGTCTTCTACGGCATGTCGGCGCTGATCGGCGCGATCCTGAACACCAAGGGCGTGTTCGGCCTGCCGACGTGGGCGCCCGTGCTGAACAACGTGGTCGTCATCATCACGCTGGGGATCTACTGGATGCTGCCCGGCAGGATCTCGCTGAACCCGGTCGAGATGGGCAGCCCGAAGCTCCTCGTCCTCGGTCTGGGGACGATGGCCGGTGTCGCGCTCCAGGCGCTGGTCATGGTGCCCGCGATGAAGCGCACCGGCTTCAAGTTCAAGTGGCGCTGGGGCTGGGACCGGCGGCTCGCCGACTTCGGCGCGCTCGGCTTCTGGGTGCTGCTCTACGTCGGCCTCGGCCTGGTGAGCATGTTCGTGCTGACCAGGGTCGCGCTCAACGGCGAGGGCGCGCTGGTCGCCTACAACTACCAGTGGCTGGTCTCGCAGATGCCCTACGGCGTCCTCGGCGTCTCGCTGCTGACCGCGCTGATGCCGAAGATGAGCCGGGCCGCGGCCGCGAAGGACACCGACGGGCTCGTCGGCGACCTGTCGTTCGGCAACCGGATGTCGGCGATCATGCTCATGCCGTTCAGCGCGATGCTGACCGTCGCGGGCCTGGCGATCGGCATCGGCGTGTTCTCGCTCGGCGCGTCCGGCATCCCCGGCGGCACCCGGATCGGCATGGCGCTCGCGCTGTCGGCGTTCGGCCTCGTGCCCTACGCGGTCACGCTGCTCCAGCTGCGGGTCTTCTACGCCATGAAGGACGCCCGCACGCCGACGCTGATCCAGGCGATCATCGTGGTGTTCCGGATCGGGCTGCTGTACGCGTTCCTGGCGATCTCGCCGCCGGAGAAGCTGGCCGTCGGCGTGTCGATCGCGATGTCGCTGAGCTTCGTCGTCGGCGCGATCGTCGGCCAGATCTGGCTGCGCATCCGGCTCGGCAGGCTGCGCACCGGTTTCACACTGTGGACGGTGTGCCTGACCGTGGTCGCCTCGGCGATCGGCGTCACCGTCGCCGTCGGTGTCTCGATGCTGGTGAACAAGGCGTTCGGCGTCGAATCCGAGCGGATCGGCGCTTGGGTGGAGATCATCTCGCAGACCGTCGTCGGATTGCCCCTCAGTTTTGGTTTGCTCGCGGCGTTCCGGGTACCCGAGATGAAGCCGGCAGTCGACAAGATCATCCGTCTGGTGCGGCGCCGATGA
- a CDS encoding NUDIX hydrolase, giving the protein MPPSSGRSGGTKPGRRNRRRGRRLKTVDETSAGGLVLDAGHRNAAVIGRLDRRGRLLWSLPKGHIEPGETAEQTAVREVAEETGIHSRVLRPLGAIDYWFVAEDRRVHKTVHHFLLEALGGELSDEDVEVTEVAWVPLGELDGRLAYADERRLVRRAAELLAETPGPTGVLNTDGAESA; this is encoded by the coding sequence ATGCCCCCGTCGTCCGGTCGTTCCGGCGGTACCAAGCCGGGGCGCCGGAACAGACGCCGGGGCCGCAGGCTCAAAACTGTCGATGAAACCTCGGCTGGTGGTCTGGTGCTGGACGCCGGCCACCGGAATGCTGCGGTGATCGGTCGTCTTGATCGGCGTGGTCGCCTGCTCTGGTCGCTGCCCAAGGGGCACATCGAGCCTGGTGAGACCGCCGAGCAGACCGCGGTGCGGGAAGTCGCCGAGGAGACCGGTATCCATAGCAGGGTGTTGCGGCCGCTCGGAGCGATCGATTACTGGTTCGTCGCCGAGGACCGCCGAGTTCACAAGACCGTTCACCACTTCCTTCTCGAGGCGTTGGGCGGAGAGCTTTCCGATGAGGACGTGGAGGTCACCGAGGTGGCGTGGGTGCCCCTTGGCGAATTGGACGGCAGGCTCGCCTACGCGGATGAGCGCCGTCTGGTCCGCCGAGCCGCAGAACTGCTCGCCGAAACCCCCGGTCCGACGGGCGTGCTGAACACGGACGGGGCGGAGTCGGCGTGA
- a CDS encoding helix-turn-helix transcriptional regulator — translation MGDLGDEHLARMTTARTRELGHELHLARKRANLKATAVAEELGWSPGKLSKLERGWRQTSEWDYGTLLGKLGVDPQTRARIHRIAAEQDIGHFIRAHNGRLSDNLLCLMIHEKAALTMAVYEPMVIPGLLQTSAYAKAMISMSGEDPLEDIDFCTAARMDRQSILTGSSAPEAVFYIHEAALQAVVGSAEIMHDQLMRLTFMCEWSHLSPRVIPRSAPGHPSLRGPFNLMTFGRPVKPVSYTETDTATLFIEEEQAITTYQRKKNALARLALDAEQSRSVFAQWADVYDRRGDRDDQGSDLA, via the coding sequence ATGGGAGACCTGGGCGATGAGCACCTGGCACGGATGACGACCGCGCGCACCAGGGAGCTGGGGCACGAGCTGCACCTGGCGCGGAAGCGCGCGAACCTCAAGGCGACGGCGGTCGCCGAGGAGTTGGGGTGGTCGCCGGGGAAGCTCAGCAAGTTGGAGCGCGGGTGGCGGCAGACCAGCGAGTGGGACTACGGGACCCTGCTGGGGAAGCTGGGAGTGGATCCGCAGACCCGAGCCCGCATCCACCGGATAGCCGCCGAGCAGGACATCGGCCACTTCATCCGGGCGCACAACGGTCGTCTCTCGGACAACCTGCTATGCCTGATGATCCACGAGAAGGCCGCGCTGACGATGGCGGTCTACGAGCCCATGGTCATCCCCGGGCTGCTCCAGACATCTGCCTACGCCAAGGCGATGATCAGCATGTCGGGCGAGGATCCGCTTGAGGACATCGACTTCTGCACCGCCGCTCGGATGGACCGCCAATCGATCTTGACCGGGTCGAGCGCGCCTGAAGCGGTGTTCTACATCCACGAGGCGGCACTGCAAGCAGTGGTCGGCAGTGCCGAGATCATGCATGACCAGTTGATGCGCTTGACCTTCATGTGCGAGTGGTCGCACCTGAGCCCGCGGGTGATTCCCAGGTCCGCACCAGGCCACCCCTCCCTTCGCGGCCCGTTCAACCTGATGACCTTCGGCAGACCGGTGAAGCCGGTCAGCTACACCGAGACGGACACCGCGACCCTGTTCATCGAAGAGGAGCAGGCCATCACTACCTACCAGCGCAAGAAGAACGCGCTCGCGAGGCTTGCCCTGGATGCGGAACAATCACGGTCAGTGTTCGCCCAGTGGGCGGATGTCTACGACCGTCGAGGGGACCGCGATGACCAAGGATCTGACCTGGCGTAA
- a CDS encoding DUF6049 family protein — MKRLLSALAAAGLLVISGAAAAPALAAPADGGRLPVKPAPATQVWATRQLSQPGSQSPVWLRMEVDQLVPRAVTGGMPNSVKVTGKIFNVGDRKITEIDLRLERGDPLTNEEAVKGALREPVQSELVQPAFTPISESLEAGQSAPFSLDVPLSGDGPTSLQITEPGIYPILANVNGKPDFGGRARLAALSTLLPVLSVPGGGTVPPPPNPAKVTVLWPLVDRPRLVTSGPPGEAVLTDDDLAQSLSLGGRLHSLLKAYDFAVANGLASSVCVAVDPDLLRTVEAMSKGYRVRDVGPGRGQNEAKLWLDQISRLTAGRCVMAVPYADADLVALSRAKLVDLGKLAVVGAEVVQDVLGQVQALPGVVWPEDGLLDKQTMADLTAQGVRSVVLDQSGVADAPGTQPVRLQEADAAPVTAVRIDSLVSDALRGGTDGSGGFSGVSTPTETKPVSVQNALAALTFRAGFQGNGQNVVVSPPRRWNAPVGEMQVFLETVKTLVGGGYLAPVGLDTLVSGATVPDQVGTLAYPVEAGAKEVPPAVTAGVGASWATLQAMFESMSQEDSGASQPADLVDPLRLELLRGVSGAWRGNDAAALGSIAIGQEEIGKLQGQVMVIEPNSPILLGSGDSPVPVTIKNKLDVRINVRIVIEDKPGIKAKQLGDLVLPARGDRLVRVPVEVLRSGRFSVNVLLTTPNGVELGETVRLEVSSSAYGTITIVITATAAAALVLLSARRIYRRVRASRRPAVEVPEDASSVTPEKSSTS, encoded by the coding sequence GTGAAGAGGCTGCTGTCCGCTCTCGCGGCGGCCGGTTTGCTGGTCATCTCGGGTGCCGCCGCGGCACCCGCGCTGGCCGCGCCGGCCGACGGTGGCCGACTGCCCGTCAAGCCCGCGCCCGCGACCCAGGTGTGGGCGACCCGCCAGTTGTCGCAGCCCGGCAGCCAGTCGCCGGTGTGGCTGCGCATGGAGGTGGACCAGCTGGTCCCCCGCGCGGTCACCGGGGGGATGCCGAACTCGGTGAAGGTCACCGGGAAGATCTTCAACGTCGGCGACCGCAAGATCACCGAGATCGACCTCCGACTCGAACGCGGGGATCCGCTGACCAACGAGGAGGCCGTGAAGGGCGCGCTGCGCGAACCCGTCCAGTCCGAGCTGGTGCAGCCGGCGTTCACGCCGATCAGCGAGTCGCTGGAGGCCGGGCAGAGCGCGCCGTTCAGCCTCGACGTCCCGCTGAGCGGCGACGGCCCCACGTCGTTGCAGATCACCGAACCGGGCATCTACCCGATCCTGGCCAACGTGAACGGCAAGCCGGACTTCGGCGGCCGCGCACGGCTGGCCGCGCTGAGCACGCTGCTGCCGGTGCTCTCGGTGCCCGGTGGCGGCACCGTGCCCCCGCCGCCGAACCCGGCGAAGGTGACCGTGCTGTGGCCGCTGGTCGACCGCCCCCGGCTGGTCACCTCCGGTCCGCCCGGCGAGGCCGTGCTGACCGACGACGACCTGGCGCAGTCCCTGTCGCTCGGCGGCAGGCTGCACAGCCTCCTCAAGGCGTACGACTTCGCCGTGGCCAACGGTCTCGCGTCGTCGGTGTGCGTGGCGGTCGATCCCGACCTGCTGCGGACCGTGGAGGCGATGAGCAAGGGCTACCGGGTCCGCGACGTCGGGCCCGGCCGCGGCCAGAACGAGGCGAAGCTCTGGCTCGACCAGATCAGCAGGCTGACCGCGGGCCGGTGCGTCATGGCCGTGCCGTACGCGGACGCCGACCTGGTCGCGCTGTCGCGGGCGAAGCTCGTCGACCTGGGCAAGCTCGCCGTCGTGGGCGCCGAGGTCGTCCAGGACGTGCTCGGCCAGGTCCAGGCGCTGCCCGGTGTCGTGTGGCCCGAGGACGGCCTGCTGGACAAGCAGACGATGGCCGACCTCACGGCCCAGGGCGTGCGGTCGGTCGTGCTCGACCAGTCCGGTGTCGCCGACGCGCCCGGCACGCAGCCGGTGCGCTTGCAGGAGGCGGACGCCGCCCCGGTCACCGCGGTGCGGATCGACTCGCTGGTCTCCGACGCGCTGCGCGGCGGGACGGACGGCTCCGGCGGGTTCTCCGGCGTGAGCACGCCGACCGAGACCAAGCCGGTGTCGGTGCAGAACGCCCTCGCCGCGCTCACGTTCCGCGCGGGTTTCCAGGGCAACGGCCAGAACGTCGTCGTCTCCCCGCCGCGCAGGTGGAACGCCCCGGTCGGCGAGATGCAGGTGTTCCTGGAGACGGTGAAGACGCTGGTCGGCGGCGGCTACCTGGCGCCGGTCGGGCTGGACACCCTGGTGTCGGGCGCGACCGTGCCGGACCAGGTGGGCACGCTCGCGTACCCCGTCGAGGCGGGGGCGAAGGAAGTCCCGCCCGCGGTCACGGCCGGTGTCGGCGCGTCCTGGGCGACGCTCCAGGCGATGTTCGAGTCGATGAGCCAGGAGGACAGCGGCGCCTCGCAGCCCGCGGACCTGGTCGACCCGCTGCGGCTGGAGCTGCTGCGCGGTGTGTCCGGCGCGTGGCGCGGCAACGACGCCGCCGCGCTCGGGTCGATCGCGATCGGCCAGGAGGAGATCGGGAAGCTCCAGGGCCAGGTCATGGTGATCGAGCCGAACAGCCCGATCCTGCTCGGCTCCGGCGACAGCCCCGTGCCGGTGACCATCAAGAACAAGCTCGACGTGCGGATCAACGTCCGGATCGTCATCGAGGACAAACCGGGCATCAAGGCCAAGCAGTTGGGCGACCTGGTGCTGCCCGCGCGGGGCGACCGCCTCGTGCGCGTCCCCGTGGAGGTCTTGCGCTCCGGCCGGTTCAGCGTGAACGTTCTCCTCACGACCCCGAACGGGGTCGAACTGGGGGAGACCGTCCGCCTGGAGGTCTCCTCCTCCGCCTACGGCACGATCACGATCGTCATCACCGCCACGGCCGCGGCCGCGCTGGTGCTCCTGTCCGCCAGGAGGATCTACCGGCGCGTCAGGGCGTCACGCCGGCCCGCTGTCGAGGTACCCGAAGACGCCAGCAGCGTCACACCAGAGAAGTCGAGTACGAGTTGA
- a CDS encoding N-acetylmuramoyl-L-alanine amidase, translating to MLLLRRGDVGPDVADIRSTLTKIGLLSDPQASPVFDLSVEHAVRAFQQQRGLITDGIVGPATYRALRDATFRLGDRPLAYLIAQPVTGDDVFALQERLLEMGYDAGRANGEFGQQTEQALRSFQRDYGLTIDGMCGPNTVRALRQLQPKVRGGRPVFLREQERVRKAGPRLSGKRIIIDPGHGGDDLGVVVEHLNEARLMLDLARRLEGKMAATGMEALLTRGPGNCPDEAERAKFANEAGADLILSLHTDGNSSPKASGVASFHYGTGNGTSSTVGEALAGFIQREITARTGMPDCGTHPKSWDVLRMTRCTAVRVEVGYLTNEQDRRRLADPAFRDVVAEGILVAVKRLYLLGKDDQPTGTFTMDDLMKRELSKF from the coding sequence ATGCTGCTACTCCGCCGCGGGGATGTCGGTCCGGACGTTGCCGACATCAGGTCCACACTGACCAAGATCGGTCTGCTGTCGGATCCGCAGGCATCACCGGTGTTCGACCTTTCCGTCGAGCACGCCGTGCGTGCCTTCCAGCAGCAGCGGGGCCTCATCACCGATGGCATCGTCGGCCCGGCCACCTACCGCGCGCTGCGCGATGCCACCTTCCGCCTCGGCGACCGGCCGTTGGCGTACCTGATCGCCCAGCCGGTGACGGGTGACGACGTCTTCGCGTTGCAGGAGCGCCTGCTGGAGATGGGCTACGACGCTGGTCGGGCCAACGGCGAGTTCGGTCAGCAGACCGAACAGGCGTTGCGCAGCTTCCAGCGCGACTACGGCCTCACGATCGACGGCATGTGCGGCCCGAACACGGTCCGCGCGCTGCGCCAGTTGCAGCCGAAGGTCCGCGGCGGCCGCCCGGTGTTCCTGCGCGAGCAGGAACGGGTCCGCAAGGCCGGTCCGAGGCTGTCCGGGAAGCGGATCATCATCGATCCGGGTCACGGCGGTGACGACCTCGGTGTCGTCGTCGAGCACCTGAACGAGGCCAGGCTCATGCTCGACCTGGCCCGCAGGCTCGAGGGCAAGATGGCCGCCACCGGCATGGAGGCCCTGCTCACCAGGGGTCCCGGCAACTGCCCGGACGAGGCCGAGCGGGCCAAGTTCGCCAACGAGGCGGGGGCGGACCTGATCCTCTCCCTGCACACCGACGGCAACTCCTCGCCGAAGGCGTCCGGCGTGGCGAGCTTCCACTACGGCACCGGCAACGGCACCAGTTCCACGGTCGGCGAGGCGCTCGCCGGCTTCATCCAGCGCGAGATCACGGCCAGGACGGGCATGCCGGACTGCGGCACCCACCCGAAGTCGTGGGACGTGCTGAGGATGACCAGGTGCACGGCGGTCCGCGTCGAGGTCGGCTACCTGACCAACGAGCAGGACCGACGACGGCTGGCCGACCCCGCCTTCCGCGACGTCGTCGCCGAGGGCATCCTGGTCGCAGTGAAGCGCCTGTACCTGTTGGGCAAGGACGACCAGCCCACCGGCACGTTCACCATGGACGACCTCATGAAGCGCGAACTCTCCAAGTTTTGA
- the trxB gene encoding thioredoxin-disulfide reductase — protein MSDVRNLIIVGSGPAGYTAAVYAARAQLEPLVFEGGQYGGALMTTTEVENYPGFRDGIMGPELMDQMREQAKRFGAELRSEDVDSVELSGDVKHVTANGVRYAAKAVVLAMGAAARYLHVPGEQELLGRGVSACATCDGFFFRDQDIAVVGGGDSAMEEATFLTKFARSVTIIHRREEFRSSRIMLDRARANDKIKWLLNTEVLEVLGEGTVSGVKVADTVTGETSEKPFTGVFMAIGHDPRSELVRGQVDVDDDGYVRTSAPTTYTNVDGVFAAGDLVDRTYRQAITASGSGCAAAIDAERWLAEHGEEHAALASEQVGGVYAAAAEAVTTS, from the coding sequence GTGTCGGACGTTCGGAACCTGATCATCGTGGGATCCGGGCCCGCCGGGTACACCGCGGCGGTGTACGCGGCACGGGCCCAGCTCGAACCACTGGTGTTCGAGGGCGGCCAGTACGGCGGCGCCCTGATGACGACGACCGAGGTCGAGAACTACCCCGGTTTCCGCGACGGCATCATGGGCCCCGAGCTCATGGACCAGATGCGGGAGCAGGCGAAGCGCTTCGGCGCCGAGCTGCGCTCCGAGGACGTCGACTCCGTCGAGCTGTCCGGTGACGTCAAGCACGTGACCGCGAACGGCGTCCGGTACGCGGCGAAGGCCGTCGTGCTGGCGATGGGCGCGGCTGCCCGCTACCTCCACGTGCCGGGCGAGCAGGAGCTGCTCGGCCGCGGTGTGTCGGCGTGCGCGACCTGCGACGGCTTCTTCTTCCGCGACCAGGACATCGCCGTCGTCGGCGGCGGTGACTCGGCCATGGAGGAGGCGACGTTCCTGACCAAGTTCGCGAGGTCGGTGACGATCATCCACCGCCGTGAGGAGTTCCGCTCCTCGCGGATCATGCTGGACCGCGCCCGCGCGAACGACAAGATCAAGTGGCTGCTGAACACCGAGGTCCTCGAAGTGCTGGGCGAGGGCACCGTCAGCGGCGTCAAGGTGGCCGACACGGTCACCGGTGAGACCTCGGAGAAGCCCTTCACGGGTGTCTTCATGGCGATCGGCCACGACCCGCGCAGCGAACTGGTGCGCGGTCAGGTCGACGTCGACGACGACGGGTACGTGCGGACCAGTGCTCCGACCACGTACACGAACGTCGACGGCGTGTTCGCCGCGGGCGACCTGGTCGACCGCACCTACCGCCAGGCCATCACCGCGTCCGGCTCCGGCTGCGCCGCGGCGATCGACGCCGAGCGCTGGCTCGCCGAGCACGGCGAGGAGCACGCGGCACTGGCGTCCGAACAGGTCGGTGGCGTTTACGCCGCCGCCGCCGAGGCCGTCACCACCAGCTGA
- a CDS encoding DUF397 domain-containing protein translates to MTKDLTWRKSTYSTSGQQSCVEVAYPAVGVAVRDSKNATGPALAFPLVQWRAFLGRV, encoded by the coding sequence ATGACCAAGGATCTGACCTGGCGTAAGAGCACCTACAGCACCAGCGGGCAGCAAAGCTGCGTCGAGGTCGCCTACCCGGCCGTGGGCGTGGCTGTGCGGGACTCCAAGAACGCTACTGGACCAGCGCTTGCTTTCCCACTGGTCCAGTGGCGGGCGTTCTTGGGTCGCGTCTAG
- the trxA gene encoding thioredoxin, translating into MAGATVVVTDTSFADDVLSSEKPVLVDFWATWCGPCKMVAPVLEEIAAEHAEKITVAKLDIDANPGIARDYQIMSVPTLILFQGGKPVKQIVGAKPKSALLNDLSGVLG; encoded by the coding sequence ATGGCTGGCGCCACAGTGGTCGTGACCGACACGAGCTTTGCCGACGACGTCCTGTCCAGCGAGAAGCCGGTACTGGTCGACTTCTGGGCGACCTGGTGCGGCCCGTGCAAGATGGTCGCCCCGGTCCTCGAGGAGATCGCGGCCGAGCACGCCGAGAAGATCACCGTCGCGAAGCTCGACATCGATGCCAACCCCGGCATCGCCCGCGACTACCAGATCATGTCGGTGCCGACGCTGATCCTCTTCCAGGGCGGCAAGCCCGTGAAGCAGATCGTCGGCGCGAAGCCCAAGTCGGCGCTGCTGAACGACCTCTCCGGAGTTCTTGGCTGA
- a CDS encoding protein kinase family protein, with protein sequence MSSGPKLGNNPGANNASLVPGGVLGDGRYRLLTQSGADDRGAAQLWRARDGQLNRDVALTILVGDLSDIQAVARARRTTERAMHASSFTHPGVSRVIDVLTPGSGLRMEEGVLGVVVAEWTQGTDLMDLITEGPLPAGAATRLLEPLGAAIEGAHHAGLVLGADHPQRIRVTPDGRLRLAFPGARPEAIARDDVKGLGAILYLLLTGKWALPGGPSGVPVAPTGPDGAVLAPSTLQPYVPHELSSVAVRSLEDTSVGGIRTSAAILQVLDQIAQEEAQTALIPPITDGDDSDRVVWTTQKPLSGRGHKRKLMVSVALLAVATIAVIAWLGFQIVGFFSDEPVHNTGPTVVVGQSASPGQTETPAAPVPAGPIAPGGVGVYDVTNNPDNANRANQAVDNNADTAWNTDSYFQPFPALKPGIGLMASFAEPLKLASVTITSKSAGTVVEIRIAAAEDSPIEETKVIATATLSAGQTQIQLNDHDATQHVLVWITKLAGTGKDNKSEIGELVYTRAQ encoded by the coding sequence GTGAGTAGCGGGCCGAAACTGGGGAACAACCCCGGTGCGAACAACGCCTCGCTGGTACCCGGCGGGGTGCTCGGTGACGGCCGCTACCGGCTGCTCACGCAGTCGGGAGCCGACGACCGCGGCGCCGCGCAGCTGTGGCGCGCCAGGGACGGGCAGCTCAACCGCGACGTGGCGCTGACCATCCTGGTCGGCGACCTCTCCGACATCCAGGCCGTCGCCAGGGCGCGGCGGACCACCGAACGCGCGATGCACGCGTCGAGCTTCACCCACCCCGGTGTCTCCAGGGTGATCGACGTGCTGACGCCCGGCTCCGGCCTCCGCATGGAGGAGGGGGTGCTCGGCGTCGTCGTCGCGGAGTGGACCCAGGGCACCGACCTGATGGACCTGATCACCGAGGGCCCGCTGCCCGCGGGTGCGGCGACCAGGCTGCTCGAACCGCTGGGCGCCGCCATCGAGGGCGCGCACCACGCCGGTCTCGTGCTGGGCGCGGACCACCCGCAGCGCATCCGGGTCACCCCGGACGGCCGGTTGCGGCTCGCGTTCCCCGGCGCCCGGCCGGAGGCCATCGCCCGCGACGACGTCAAGGGCCTCGGCGCGATCCTCTACCTGCTGCTCACCGGCAAGTGGGCGTTGCCCGGCGGCCCCTCGGGCGTCCCGGTGGCGCCGACCGGTCCGGACGGCGCGGTCCTGGCTCCCAGCACGTTGCAGCCGTACGTGCCGCACGAGCTGTCGTCGGTCGCGGTCCGCAGCCTCGAGGACACCAGCGTGGGCGGAATCCGCACCAGCGCGGCGATCCTCCAGGTGCTGGACCAGATCGCGCAGGAGGAGGCGCAGACCGCGCTGATCCCCCCGATCACGGATGGAGACGACAGCGACCGCGTGGTGTGGACCACGCAGAAGCCGCTGAGCGGCCGGGGCCACAAGCGCAAGCTGATGGTCAGCGTCGCGCTGCTGGCCGTCGCGACGATCGCGGTGATCGCGTGGCTCGGGTTCCAGATCGTCGGCTTCTTCAGCGACGAGCCCGTCCACAACACCGGCCCGACCGTGGTGGTCGGCCAGTCCGCGTCACCGGGCCAGACCGAGACGCCCGCGGCCCCCGTGCCCGCCGGGCCGATCGCGCCGGGCGGGGTCGGCGTCTACGACGTGACGAACAACCCGGACAACGCCAACCGCGCCAACCAGGCCGTCGACAACAACGCCGACACCGCGTGGAACACCGACAGCTACTTCCAGCCGTTCCCGGCGCTCAAGCCGGGCATCGGCCTGATGGCGTCGTTCGCCGAGCCGCTGAAGCTGGCCTCGGTGACCATCACGTCCAAGAGCGCGGGCACGGTCGTGGAGATCCGGATCGCCGCGGCCGAGGACTCGCCCATCGAGGAGACCAAGGTCATCGCGACCGCCACGCTCTCCGCGGGGCAGACGCAGATCCAACTCAACGACCACGACGCGACCCAGCACGTGCTGGTGTGGATCACCAAGCTGGCGGGCACCGGCAAGGACAACAAGAGCGAGATCGGGGAACTGGTCTACACCCGCGCGCAGTAG